Below is a window of Planctomycetes bacterium MalM25 DNA.
AGGAACTCGTCGACTTGCTGCGGGGCACGGCCGACGAGCTGGCTCGGGTTGGCCAGCTCGTTCAGGTCAACGCCGGCGAAGGCTTCGTCGGCTCTTAGGCGCTCCAGCAGGTCGTTGTCTCCGCCCTGCTGCTTCACGACGGCGCCGGCGGCTTGGCTGTGTTGGCGGATCTTCTCGTGCAGGTCCTGGCGGTCGCCCCCCTGTTTGACCGCCTCCATCAGGACGTTCTCGGTGATCATGAACGGCAGCTCGGCGGCGAGGTTCTTCGCGACGACCTCGGGGTACACGACTAGGCCGCGGGCGACGTTCTCGTAGATCACCAGGATCGCATCCACGCCCAGGAAGGCCTGCGGCAGCGACAGCCGGCGGTTCGCCGAATCGTCGAGCGTGCGCTCCATCCACTGCGTCGCGTGCGTGTCGGCGCCGTTGCTGGCGAGGCTCATCACGAACCGGGCGATGCCGCCGATCCGCTCGCTCCGCATCGGGTTCCGCTTGTACGGCATCGCCGACGAGCCGATCTGCTTCTGCTCGAACGGCTCCTCGATCTCCTTGCGCATCGCGAGGATCCGCAGGTCGGTCGTCGCCTTATGGGCGCTGGCCGCCACGCCCGACAGGCAGTCGAGCACCTGGGCATCGACCTTGCGCGGGTAGGTCTGGCCGGTGACGGCGTACGACGCGTCGAAGCCCATCTTCTCGGCGACGCGCTGCTCGAGTTGGCGGACCTGGTCATGGTCCCCCTCGAACAGCTCGAGGAAGCTCGCCTGCGTGCCGGTGGTGCCCTTCGTGCTGCGGGCCCGCAGCTGCTTGAGGCGGTGCTCGATCTCCACCAGGTCGAGCGTCAAGTCGTAGCACCAGAGCGTCGCCCGCTTGCCAACGGTCGTCGGCTGGGCCGGCTGCAAGTGGGTGAAGCCGAGGGCGGGCAGGTCGCGGTAGGTGTGGGCGAACTCGCCGAGCGCGTCGATCACCGCCGCGAGCCGGCTGGCGACCATCTCGAGCGACTCGCGGATGAGGATCGCGTCGGCGTTGTCGACGACGAAGTTGCTCGTGGCGCCGAGGTGGATGATCGGCTTGGCGTTGGGGCAAGCGTCGCCATAGGTGTGGACGTGGGCCATCACGTCGTGGCGGAGCTGCTTCTCGTAGCCGGCGGCCGCGTCGAAGTCGATGTCGTCGACTTTCGCGCGCAGCTCATCGAGCTGCCTCTCGGTGATCGATAGGCCGAGCTCGGCTTCGGCCTCGGCGAGCGCGACCCACAACCGCCGCCAGGTGGAGAACTTCTTCTGCGCCCCCCACAGCTCGGCCATCGCCCGGGATGCGTAGCGGGAAATGAGAGGGTTATCGTACGAGAGATTCGACATGCTGGGAGACGTTTAGAAGGGGGATGTGGGGATGAAGGGGGATAAGGGGATGGCGAGTTGGTGAGGCGCGATTCAAACGGCTGAATAGAAGAACAGAATGTAAGGATGGAAGTATGGAACCCGTTTACACGCTTCGCTCCCAAATAGCCCCGCTCAACCGAACGGTGTTCAGGATGTGTTGCCATCCCCCCATCTCCTCGGAGAGCGGTTGGTCAGCCCCCCAAGGCTTGAAGCCCTCCGGGCGCTAACGCTTGCTGCTCGCCATCCCCTCATCTCCTACATGTTGGTTAGGTCGTCTTCGGATCGGCTCCCCACCAGCGCGTCGAGCGCCTCGCCGACCGCCGCCGCGTGCTCGGGCGGGTGGTTCTTTTGCAGGTAGATGCGGCAGGCGCGGTGGGCGATCGGGAGTTGGGCGAAGAGCTTATCGTCGGTCAGCGGGTAGACCTTGCCGGTCGATGGCTTGTACTGGAAGTTCTGCCCGGCAGTGGCGGCCAGGGCGTCGGGGCGATAAATATGCCTCGGCAGGTCGATCTGCATCGGCACCGTCTTCGCCGACTCGGGCAGCCGGGCGCGGATCGCTTGTTCCAGGAGCGTCGCGTCGGAGAAGACGCTCGAGTCCTCCGACTCACCCGGCTTGTAGGTGACGCTGCGGTCCTCCACGGCGATCCAATCGACCTCGCGGCCGAGGATGCGTTCCCACCGCGGCGCGAGGGCCCGCTTCGCCGGGTCGCTCGAGTTCCGCCAGCGGCTGACATCGATCAGCAGCGACCACTCGGTGAAGCCGCAGTACTCGTCGAGCCGTTCGCGGGGGTCGTGCGGGAAGAGGAGCTCGCGGCTATCGACAAACACGTCCTTGAGCGTCTTGTCGATCGCCCGCACGGTCCGGTGGAAGTAGACCGCGCGGAACAGCTCGCTCTTGGTCTGCACGAACTTGACCAGCGCGGCGGTCCCCTTCTGGTGGATGGTGAGGCCCTTCTCGCTGAAGAAGCTGTAACGGAGCAGGCGTTCCAGGTCGTAGGCCCGCTCGCTGTAGCCGGTCATGTAGGCGTCGCGGAGGACGAAGTCCATGCTGTCGACCGTATAGAGGCCGCAGAAGAGGCTCCGCAGCAGCACCAGCCAGCGGGGCCACTCACTGGCGTCGTCACGCCCCTCTTCTTTGAATCGTGGCCGTTGGATCAGCATCGCGACGTGCGCCGGGTCGATCGCCTCGTCGTCGTTCATCCGGCCGGCGGGGCACTCGCGCACCAGCTTGAGCAGCTCGCCCAGCTCGTTCTCGATGATGTGGGCGCCGAGGATCTCGTGGGTGATCCCGTAGTGCGGCTTCAGAAAATGCTCGTCGAAGAAGTGGCCGAACGGGCCGTGGCCGACGTCGTGCAGCAGTGCGGCGGTGCGGCAGAGGCAATCGACCGCGTTCCGGCTGGGCAGTTCACCCCCGCAGACCGCGTGCAGGCTCTCGTAGAGCCCCTCCACGGCGCGGCTCGCCATGTGCATGGCGCCGACGACGTGCTGAAAACGTGTGTGCTCGGCCGACGGGTAGACCCACCAGGCGGTCTGGAGCTGGTGGATCTGCCGCAGCCGCTGCAGCCACGGGTTGTCCAGCAGCCGGCGTTCGCTGATCTCGCCCTCGGGCACAACCGAGACGAACGGCACGTAGCCGTGCACCGGGTCGTGGACGAGGCTCTCGCGGGTGAAGTCCTTCATCCCGGTGATTGTCGCGCCTCACGCCCGCCGCGGCAACGGGCGGTCAGCCGGGCTTGGCGGCGAACCACTCGCTAACAGAACGACGAGACAAGGAGACGGCGACCGCCCCGGGGGCCAGGACGAAAAGGAACGACCAGACCGCCAGAAAAGCCGACTTGGCAGCCGGGGTCTCTAAGAAGAGATCGCGATTGCCGGCGAAGTTCGCGGCGACCGCAGTGACGACCAACACCAGCAGGACGCTGAAGATGGCCGCACAGCTGTAGCCGATCCACCGGCACGCCTCCAACGCCCACGCTTCGCGGCGAGCGAGGTTGTGCGCCACGCCCGCCGCCAGGAAGCCGAACCCGCAGCAAGCGAGCCGTTCGTCCAAGTCACCGGGACGCAAAGCCGCAACCAGGAAGAACCCTAAGGCGGCCAGCCACGCGATCCCCACCGCCACGAAGACGGCGGCAGGGGGAGAAGGCGACTTCGGCTCGGATGCCGGGTCGTACGTCGGCGCCGCTCCCCTCTTCATGGCGTGATCTCGCAATCAGCCAAGCAGAACCAGCTCCGCACGCGAGGGTCATCCAACGCGAAGTAAAAGGCCCACGGCAACGCGGTCGCCGCGGCGGCGGAGGCGAGGATGCGGACCCACTCGCCGTGCGCGACCTGGACCCCGAACGAGTACCCCAGGGCGAGGCCGAAGGCCCACAGCATCAGCATGGCGGGCAGCACGACCAGGTTCACCGTGCCGGAGACCGCGGCGACGCTGCGGCACGCCCTCCAAGCGGACGTGACCCGCCTCGGGATCATCAGGGCGAGGTACGCCGAGCCGCCGGCCAAGCCGATGAGGAAGCCGGCGTCGATCGCGTGTTCGTTCGGCGCCAGGAAAGCCGCTCCGGCGCACATCAGGCTGTAGGCGAAGACGAGCCAAGCGATGCCGGCGATCGCTTTAAGCACGGGCGGCGTGTTGTGGTCGAGCGTGCCGGTGAGGATCAACGGAGGCGAAGTGGGCATGAGCGGCGGTCTCGCGGACAGAAAAGAAAGTCAGTCGTAACGATTGCGGCGATCGCAGCGCCCGCCGCCCCCGGCTTCTGGGAGCAATCGCGGATGACGCCGCGTCTTCGTTTGACCCGAGTCGGCGGCGGCCGAGAATTGCGTGAGCCGCTCCCGCCCACGCCCGCCGTACGCCGATGGCCTATCTGAAACGTAACTCGCGATCCGGCCCCGCGCCGGGGCTTTTTCTGGCGATTCTCGCGATCGGTTCCGCGTGCCACGCCGCCACGCTCCAGCTGAACGACGGCCGTATCATCTCGGGCAAGCTGGGCGAGACCGCGGGCGTGGCCGAGGACCCGATCGCACCGGGCCCCTCCGCGGGCGCCATCCGCACGACGCCGATCCTGGTGATCGAAGACGGACTCCGCCGCGCCTACGTCCACAAGACCGCCGTCCGCGAGGTGCTCGACGAGCGGGACGAGCCACGCATCCGCATCCCCGTGTGGCAGAACCCGGCGAAGCGGGGGGCGTCGCTCGGTTCGATCGGCGCGCCGTCTTCGATGACACCGTTCGACGAGTACGGCCGCCGGATCATCGAGCTGCCAAGCGACAAAGGGCCGATCGCCGTCATCCAAGGGGTCACCGAGGTGACCCCCGTGTACACGCGCGTTCAAGGCCTCAAGGCGGAGCCGCGGAGCTATCTGTGGGACATGCGGCTGGCGACCAGCAGCCTGCCGCGGCAAACGCTCACGAACATCCTCCACGGCGCCATCCCCCGGAACGACTTCGACGCGCGCATGCAGGTCGTCCGGCTCTACCTGCAGAGCGAACGCTACCGCGACGCGTCCGAAGAACTCAAAACCATCCAGGCCGATTTCGCCGGGTCGCCCGAGGCGTCGCTGCCCGACTTGGAAGACAACCTCCGCCGGCTGCGTGGTCTGGCGGCGCGATCGCTGCTAGACGAAATCGAACTCCGGCGCGACGCGGGCCAGCACGCGCTCGCCAGGACGTTCTTGGAGCGGTTCCCCGACGAGGGCGTCACGGGCGACACGCTGCAACGCGTCCGCGAGCTGCTCGACGAAGACGACGCCCAGCGTGCCCGGCACGAAACCCTGCTCGCCCGGCTCGACGGGGTGACCACGCAGCTCGGTGAGCCCGCGGCGAAGCGGGTCGCCGAGCGGATCGTCGCTGAGATCCGCGCGAGGCTTACCCCGGCGACCGCCGATCGGCTGACCGCTTTCACCCAGCTGGCGAGCGGCGACGCCCTCTCCTCGAATGAGCTGGCCGCCGTGGCGATCAGCGGGTGGCTGCTCGGTTCGAACAACGCCGACGAATCACTGCCCGCCGCCCTCTCGCTCGTCCGCACCCGCGACGCGATCCGCCGGTACCTCGCGACGGGCAACCCGCAAGAGCGTGCGGCCGCCTTGAACACGCTCCGCGACGCCGAGGGCGCCGAGGTGTCGCGCGTCGCGGAGCTGCTGGCCCGAATGGAGCCGCCGCTCCCCCTGGTCGATCCGCCCGACGCGTCGATGACCGACGGCGAAATCGAGGCCTCCCCCCCCCTGCCGGTCGGCTGCTACGAACTCACCACGGAAGTCGGCGAGCGGACGATCCGGTCGCTCGTCCAACTTCCCCCCGAGTACGACCCGCTGCGCAGCTACCCGACGATCCTCACGCTCGGCGACCTGGGCGTCTCGCCCGACCGGCAGCTCGATTACTGGGCCGGTTCGCCTCGCGCGGAGGTCGGTCGCCTCGGCCAGGCCCGCCGGCGGGGGTACGTGGTGATCGCCATCGATTGGGCGACGCCCGACCAGCTCCGTTACGGCTACCGGGCCGAAGAGCACGCGGCGGTGCTGAGCAGCCTCCGCAACGCGATGCGCCGCGTCGCCATCGACTCGGACCGCGTCTTCCTCACCGGCCACGGCGCCGGCGGCGACCTCGCCTGGGACCTCGCGCTGGCGCACCCCGAACACTGGGCCGGTTGTCTCCCCTTCCTCGCGGTCGCCGATCGCTATTGCGACCGCTACTGGCGCAACGCCGAGTTTGTGCCGTGGCGCGTCGTGCTGGGCGAGCTCGACGCGGGCAAGCTCGATCGCAACGCCCGCGAACTCGACCGCTACCTCCGGCCCCGCTACGACGCGACCGTTGTCGAGTACCGGGGCCGCGGCTACGACCCGCTGTCGGACGACATCCAGCGGACGTTCGACTGGATGGGCCGCAAACGCCGCGGCGCCCCGCCCGAAGAGTTCG
It encodes the following:
- the purB gene encoding Adenylosuccinate lyase; this translates as MSNLSYDNPLISRYASRAMAELWGAQKKFSTWRRLWVALAEAEAELGLSITERQLDELRAKVDDIDFDAAAGYEKQLRHDVMAHVHTYGDACPNAKPIIHLGATSNFVVDNADAILIRESLEMVASRLAAVIDALGEFAHTYRDLPALGFTHLQPAQPTTVGKRATLWCYDLTLDLVEIEHRLKQLRARSTKGTTGTQASFLELFEGDHDQVRQLEQRVAEKMGFDASYAVTGQTYPRKVDAQVLDCLSGVAASAHKATTDLRILAMRKEIEEPFEQKQIGSSAMPYKRNPMRSERIGGIARFVMSLASNGADTHATQWMERTLDDSANRRLSLPQAFLGVDAILVIYENVARGLVVYPEVVAKNLAAELPFMITENVLMEAVKQGGDRQDLHEKIRQHSQAAGAVVKQQGGDNDLLERLRADEAFAGVDLNELANPSQLVGRAPQQVDEFLAEVVEPIRERYADKRAAAEELRV
- a CDS encoding HD domain protein, with the protein product MKDFTRESLVHDPVHGYVPFVSVVPEGEISERRLLDNPWLQRLRQIHQLQTAWWVYPSAEHTRFQHVVGAMHMASRAVEGLYESLHAVCGGELPSRNAVDCLCRTAALLHDVGHGPFGHFFDEHFLKPHYGITHEILGAHIIENELGELLKLVRECPAGRMNDDEAIDPAHVAMLIQRPRFKEEGRDDASEWPRWLVLLRSLFCGLYTVDSMDFVLRDAYMTGYSERAYDLERLLRYSFFSEKGLTIHQKGTAALVKFVQTKSELFRAVYFHRTVRAIDKTLKDVFVDSRELLFPHDPRERLDEYCGFTEWSLLIDVSRWRNSSDPAKRALAPRWERILGREVDWIAVEDRSVTYKPGESEDSSVFSDATLLEQAIRARLPESAKTVPMQIDLPRHIYRPDALAATAGQNFQYKPSTGKVYPLTDDKLFAQLPIAHRACRIYLQKNHPPEHAAAVGEALDALVGSRSEDDLTNM